TTCTTCAATGTATTTCAAAGTAACATTTTTTGGACACATTTGTCTGACTGACTTTGATCTGAGATAGTTGTAGCTTATTTGACTTCCTGATTCAACAGGAGAACATTGGTTGGGATCACCGAACATATAAACCTTGGTACCGTATAATGTGAAAGCTTTGTAAATAAGTGTAATCCATTTGTTTGGCACCATTGAAAATTCGTCAATGAAAACAGTTTTGTCTTTCAAGTCCTTGAGATTTGTTTCAGATGATAAACCGTTCCATTCGCAAAAATAAGAATCAAATGTATAACAGACATTTGGGTTGCCATCCATTTTTTTCAATCTGTCTTTGACATTCTGAACAGCCTTGTTTGTGAAACTCAAAACTAATGGCTTTTCTGTTTTCatcactaatttgcataatttggtTGTTTTGCCTGAACCCGCTTGTCCATTGTATATCACACCTTCACCAATTACTGCTTTGTAACTGTCAAAGTCCATGTTTTCTCTGTAATGGCGTTCAAAATATATGCATGGGGTGTCTGTGATATATGCTTTGCCAATATTCTTGATGTCAAATTTGacgtcttttttgttttgcagtATGCACCTTGGATTGGTAATAAATATACCGTCTGTGTTGTAGGCGTATAATGCACTTTTTTCGCCGAAACACTTTCTAATCAGCTTTAAACATTCTAAAATTGCTTGTGAAACCACAAATCTGTTAACACTTGTGTTGTCTGTGAATAACCGTTCgcatttttgttctttgatcAAGTAGATTTCATTGTAGCTGTCAATAATGATATTGCGACCATCTTTGACGCCTTGAGTCCAACAAGCCATCGCTGTATCGTATTCTGTGCATGTAAACCCGGTGTTTGTCTTGTTGTATTTCCTCCCAAGTTCACCAATGAAACTATTAGCCAGACGTTTAGCTTCGTTTTCGGGAAATGTTTCGAATACATGTTTTAAAAATGGCTTGAAAGTGTCTGGCTTGAGAGCTTTTCTCGAAAcaattttgtatttaatttgCTTTTCTGACATGGTTAATTCGTCAACCAAATAAGAAATTAAATCACCGCTGTAAAAACCAGCTTCAATTTTCAAAGGCGCTCCATAATTGTATAAAATTGTTTCTTCGATATAAAATTCGCCAGATTTTCTGAGATCACTTCTGCAAGTATATGGTTCTACTACATCATGTATACTATAAACCGGAATTGCGGTTTTGTTGTTGAGCAATACATTAGGATATGATTTGGATATATCAATGCTAACTACATCCTCGGGTATATCTTCAGTTGTGCACCATTGAAGTGCCCTTGGATAATAATCATCAAGCATATCGCGAGTTTGTACATTATATGTTGATTGCGGTAAGTAACCACAAGTTTGTTTAAACAATGCAGAAGCCAAGCTTGTGTAAGTCTGATTCACCCATTTGAAGTCATGAGTTTTATACAAATCAAATAGTTTATCACAAATAGATTTTCTGATGTCATATTCATCATTCAAGAGAAACATATTGTTCCTGTGATCTATGAAACCATCCAATATCCCATTATTGTTCCAATGCAAGTATTCCACATAGTAACAAGTGGAATGGATATATGCATCAATGGCTTGCATCATTTTAACATCTTCAGGCAAAACGATAATGTTGTCTTCTTTTTCTAATTCATAAATATCGTCAAATTTATCTAGTTTGTGTACAAATTCGTGATTTCTTGACCATTTCATGTCAGTCATGTATTTTAATAAGTTATCGCAGCCTCCTTGATTTGCTTTGGCTGCTGTAAGTTTCAATCTTTCTTCTGTGATAGGATAACAATGATGGTCTTTGACAATGTAAACGAGTAAAACATCACAAGGTTTACCAATATGTGATTTAAATTTTCTGTATGTGCTGTCATAAGCATGAATAGACACATTTGGATGGCAATACTTAGCCCAATCTATCAATTCCTTTGTTGTCATTCTTGGCGGATCAGCGCAATATTTGaagatttcttcttttaattttttgtaatcATATGTTTTAAAACCCTTTTTATTTCGAACTTGATCCCAAACAAAGTCTATGACACAACTGTCCGAACCATATGATTTAGGTTTTCTTTGGTTGCTTAACAGATATGACTCTAATTTCAAACTACCCATGAAATGATGAGCAAAAAATTGTGGTTCATGTGTTATAACTCTGCCACCTATTTCTGTAATTACTTCAGCAGACAACAATGTAAATCTACTGGTCAATAAAGTATACATAAAAAATTTGTACATATCGTGTCGATCCAAATGCGGTATATCCATTTGAAATGGTCCATATGTTATTGAAGCAGTTTCATTTCTCTGTAAATCTTTTATAGTAACAAACACTGAGATAGAAACACGAATTCGTCTGCCTGGTATTTCATCGATACGTTGTTTAAAAAGTCTTGCAAACGGTAAATTCTTTTTACTGTAAAAACTTGCCATTCTCATTTCTTGTCTTCTAAATCTATTAAGTGAAACTCTAATTTTTTTATAAACTATATTTTCTTTCATACTATTTGTCGAGATATTATTTCTCATTATACTctatataattattttctctttaaGTCAATTTTTGTGCTTTTGAAGCCCTTTGTTCGCAAATCGTGCGTTTGAAGCCCTTGGTAAATCTTGCGTTTGTAGCCCTTGGTAAATCTTGCGTTTGTAGCCCTTAGTGAGTGAGTGCGGGATTTGGCTGTTACAGGTGCCGTAGTGTGGTCGCCTCGCTTTATGCTATGACGAGTGGGTAAAATTAGGCGCTTCaggttttattttaagtgttgtaCGTGATGGCTATAAAATTCCATTCGTAGCTTTCCTGCCTCCCAAAGTTTGTTCCAACAATACTTCTGCGTTGAACGATTCTTATTTTGTTTCAGAGGCTATTTCTGATTTGTTAAGAACTAAGTGTGTTGATATTTTGGATCACCAGCCTGACATAGTTAACCCACTTCCCGTTTCGGTACAACCATCAGGCAAGAAGAGATTGATCCTTGATCTGAGACATGTCAATTTGTATGTCTTTAACCGGAAGTTTAGATGTGAAGACATTTCTGTAGCCATTCAGATCTTCTCTAAAGGTTTTTATCTTTTCAAGTTCgaccttaaagtgcctataacccccaaaaaaatttttcGCTAATTAAATCTTCTTATTGAGTTGGGAGAAATGCCGCAAAAATTTTTGAATTCGGTTGAAACCCGaattttttatgaatttttaaaGTTGGCTTTGTCAAGAACACGACCGAGCATACAGGAGAATGGGACTAGTGACGTCATTCCAGGCCATTGCAAGCGTGTCCTAAAGTCCCAAAATCACAGGACCAGAGGACATTCCCGTTCTCAGTCTCCCAAACTCAAGGCCCCCATTCTAAAAATCACAACATGACGTGTAATAATTAGGAAGTGTGTGGAAAGGCGGTTACAAAGTTTTTTAGACGGTTGATTTCCATGTAGTTCTCTGTTAGAGCCGACGTCGCTGAACAGTCTGCAACAGATGAGAGGGACTGTCTATACGAAGAACCTCCGCCAGTTTCATGTAGTAAATAGCAGTTTCTTTGTTATTCCACCCTACATGAGACATGATGTCCGCCAACTGGGAGCCAGATAATGCTAATGTTATAGTTGAGCCCGAACGGAAGCTGTGCAGCGTTTCTCCCTCGTCGATGTGAGCTTGTTTCAAAT
Above is a window of Montipora capricornis isolate CH-2021 chromosome 6, ASM3666992v2, whole genome shotgun sequence DNA encoding:
- the LOC138054002 gene encoding uncharacterized protein, producing MASFYSKKNLPFARLFKQRIDEIPGRRIRVSISVFVTIKDLQRNETASITYGPFQMDIPHLDRHDMYKFFMYTLLTSRFTLLSAEVITEIGGRVITHEPQFFAHHFMGSLKLESYLLSNQRKPKSYGSDSCVIDFVWDQVRNKKGFKTYDYKKLKEEIFKYCADPPRMTTKELIDWAKYCHPNVSIHAYDSTYRKFKSHIGKPCDVLLVYIVKDHHCYPITEERLKLTAAKANQGGCDNLLKYMTDMKWSRNHEFVHKLDKFDDIYELEKEDNIIVLPEDVKMMQAIDAYIHSTCYYVEYLHWNNNGILDGFIDHRNNMFLLNDEYDIRKSICDKLFDLYKTHDFKWVNQTYTSLASALFKQTCGYLPQSTYNVQTRDMLDDYYPRALQWCTTEDIPEDVVSIDISKSYPNVLLNNKTAIPVYSIHDVVEPYTCRSDLRKSGEFYIEETILYNYGAPLKIEAGFYSGDLISYLVDELTMSEKQIKYKIVSRKALKPDTFKPFLKHVFETFPENEAKRLANSFIGELGRKYNKTNTGFTCTEYDTAMACWTQGVKDGRNIIIDSYNEIYLIKEQKCERLFTDNTSVNRFVVSQAILECLKLIRKCFGEKSALYAYNTDGIFITNPRCILQNKKDVKFDIKNIGKAYITDTPCIYFERHYRENMDFDSYKAVIGEGVIYNGQAGSGKTTKLCKLVMKTEKPLVLSFTNKAVQNVKDRLKKMDGNPNVCYTFDSYFCEWNGLSSETNLKDLKDKTVFIDEFSMVPNKWITLIYKAFTLYGTKVYMFGDPNQCSPVESGSQISYNYLRSKSVRQMCPKNVTLKYIEESSRYDKKTHIVLDGFLKNGKIVKNFTPINKKLFKNICYLNKTRIEVNKRCCDKFAEGKEYEEVVFRYDDKHEEYKVCVGTPVMATENMKDREIFNTMEFIVESISEDYFKIDGQDFDLCTFSKCFIPSFCVTVHKCQGADINEPYNIYDVEKMDKKLLYTALSRTTKFEYLHLSNKKINTQYKIRKMPPLELTNAKFNSLYSEGKIYKILVEDKIYVGSTCEDLATRLSRHLKDSKSQIYKYRKKKPVIELVVKAPTNDKKSLEKIENAYIEDYAVKYGGLLLNIKANPLKPKKVQFKVEIEKQSQLEERIAKLDDKIKIKDNENDKFFYFDNIILGKRYKTMARYASNKKEDALEQISEKKRKLIEELTVHFH